A single Fusobacterium hominis DNA region contains:
- the smpB gene encoding SsrA-binding protein SmpB — protein sequence MILARNKKAFFDYFIEDKVEAGIELVGSEVKSAKAGRLSIKEAFVRIINGEIFIMGMSIVPWNFGSVYNPEERRVRKLLLHKKEISKLHEKVSQKGYTIVPIDVHLSKGYVKITIAVAKGKKNYDKREAIAKRETERKIDRLVKYN from the coding sequence ATGATTTTAGCACGAAATAAAAAAGCATTTTTTGATTATTTTATAGAAGATAAAGTAGAAGCTGGAATTGAACTTGTAGGTAGTGAAGTTAAATCTGCTAAAGCTGGTAGATTGAGTATAAAAGAAGCATTTGTAAGAATAATAAATGGAGAAATTTTTATAATGGGAATGTCAATTGTTCCTTGGAATTTTGGAAGTGTTTATAATCCAGAAGAAAGAAGAGTAAGAAAACTTTTATTACATAAAAAAGAGATATCTAAACTTCATGAAAAGGTAAGTCAAAAAGGATATACTATAGTTCCAATAGATGTACATCTATCAAAGGGATATGTAAAAATAACAATTGCAGTAGCAAAAGGAAAGAAAAATTATGACAAAAGAGAAGCTATTGCGAAAAGAGAAACTGAAAGAAAGATTGATAGATTGGTTAAATATAACTAG
- a CDS encoding AEC family transporter, whose amino-acid sequence MDITKILNLQCILFILIATGTVARIKGIIKSDGKKLLTDLLIYIFLPCNIISSFNMKFNTSILIKFAMILIFATLTQIVCMILSKYAFRDVEERKRKVLEYATICSNAAFLGLPIVDEIFGLEGVMYASIAMVPQRIVMWSSGISCFTKKDSFGKVFKRVALHPCIVAVYIGILKMFLPFDIPGPINYSIKTIGGCTLTTSMILIGTMLGEMSNIRSIFSKLLLKYTVIRLIIIPFFSMIICSLARLDPLSVSVIAILSGMPAGSTTAILASKYDGDYIFASKVIIFSTVLSILTIPMWSVIFKSYICK is encoded by the coding sequence TTGGATATTACTAAAATTTTAAATCTACAATGTATTTTATTTATCCTAATAGCAACAGGGACAGTTGCTAGAATTAAAGGGATTATTAAAAGTGACGGAAAAAAACTTCTTACCGATCTTCTGATCTATATATTTCTGCCTTGCAATATTATCAGTTCATTTAACATGAAATTTAATACAAGTATTTTAATTAAATTTGCAATGATTTTAATATTTGCTACACTTACTCAAATTGTTTGTATGATTTTGAGTAAATATGCTTTTCGTGATGTAGAAGAAAGAAAAAGAAAAGTTCTTGAGTATGCAACTATCTGTTCAAATGCCGCTTTTCTAGGTCTACCTATAGTTGATGAAATATTTGGTTTAGAAGGAGTTATGTATGCTTCTATTGCTATGGTTCCTCAAAGAATTGTAATGTGGTCATCTGGTATTTCATGTTTTACTAAAAAAGATTCATTTGGAAAAGTATTTAAAAGAGTCGCTCTACACCCTTGTATTGTTGCTGTATATATTGGAATATTGAAAATGTTTCTTCCTTTTGATATTCCAGGTCCTATTAACTATTCTATAAAAACAATAGGTGGCTGCACATTGACAACATCTATGATTTTAATAGGAACTATGCTTGGAGAAATGTCAAATATTCGTTCTATTTTCTCTAAACTTCTTCTTAAATATACAGTTATACGGCTAATAATTATTCCATTTTTTTCAATGATTATATGCTCTTTAGCTAGACTTGATCCTCTAAGTGTCAGTGTAATCGCAATTTTAAGTGGAATGCCTGCTGGAAGTACAACAGCAATATTAGCTTCAAAATATGATGGTGATTATATTTTTGCAAGTAAAGTTATTATATTTAGCACCGTTTTATCAATTTTAACTATCCCTATGTGGAGTGTTATATTTAAATCTTATATCTGTAAATAA
- a CDS encoding transporter substrate-binding domain-containing protein, producing MKKYLLALLMLISTIAFGKKLYVGTNAEFVPYEYLENGQLKGFDIELMEALGAELGYEIVWTNMGFDGLLPALQMKKIDAVIAGMSSTPEREKAVSFSTPYMLIDSSDHLVLVNKNSLYNKKEDLKGKHIGVQIGTIQEQFAKDLGGIPKLYDGWTNAIMDLEHNKIDAVIIADVTGEKYLQSVKNIKKIDIVVDTNPGAAIAVRKADKQLVENLNKALESIDEKGIYIQILEKYFPEKVKQYKKINKNF from the coding sequence ATGAAAAAATATCTACTTGCTTTATTAATGCTTATCTCAACAATAGCTTTTGGTAAAAAACTTTATGTAGGAACAAATGCCGAATTTGTCCCTTATGAATATTTAGAGAATGGACAACTTAAAGGATTTGATATAGAGCTTATGGAGGCTTTAGGAGCTGAACTAGGGTATGAAATTGTTTGGACTAATATGGGTTTTGATGGACTTTTGCCTGCTCTTCAAATGAAAAAAATTGATGCTGTAATAGCTGGTATGTCTTCTACACCAGAAAGAGAAAAAGCAGTTTCTTTTTCAACGCCATATATGTTAATTGACTCAAGTGATCACTTAGTTTTAGTAAATAAAAATAGTTTATATAATAAGAAAGAAGATTTAAAAGGGAAACATATTGGAGTTCAAATAGGTACTATCCAAGAGCAATTTGCAAAAGATCTAGGCGGAATACCAAAACTATATGATGGCTGGACTAATGCTATTATGGATCTTGAACACAATAAAATTGATGCTGTTATAATTGCTGATGTGACAGGAGAAAAATACTTGCAATCTGTAAAAAATATAAAAAAAATTGATATAGTAGTAGATACAAATCCTGGCGCTGCTATTGCTGTTAGAAAAGCTGATAAACAATTAGTAGAAAATTTAAATAAAGCTTTAGAATCAATTGATGAAAAAGGAATATATATCCAAATCTTAGAGAAATATTTTCCAGAAAAAGTAAAACAATATAAAAAAATAAATAAAAACTTTTAA
- a CDS encoding M20 family metallopeptidase, producing the protein MNELTRHFSTIFDNNFDELRSINEFIYNNPELGHQEFKACSILIDSLKKHGFEVTKNFCNIPTAFMGRYKSGNSGPTIAILAEYDALPGIGHGCGHNAFATTSIAAAIIIKDMMKDINGELLIIGTPAEETSGAKVEMANLGVFNNVDIAMAAHPTGEMHERSGHSQAMEALQFTFKGKTAHAAGNPYEGINALDGVILLFNSVNALRQQTYETARIHGIISNGGKAANIIPDLAVANFYVRANSLEYLKELVTKVKNCAKGAAIATGTQLVIENYETSFADLITNKELSNLYEKNLRSLGVTDIRDSKPSGSTDMGDVSHCCPTIHPYFPLCTSHLTGHSVEFANATIQPEAYKGIKEAAIAMALTAFDIYTDKNTLNKIKEEFNDNIKS; encoded by the coding sequence ATGAACGAATTAACTAGACACTTTTCAACAATTTTTGATAATAATTTTGATGAACTAAGGAGTATCAACGAATTTATTTACAACAACCCGGAACTTGGACATCAAGAATTTAAAGCTTGCTCTATTCTTATAGATAGTTTAAAAAAACATGGATTTGAAGTTACTAAAAACTTTTGTAATATTCCTACAGCATTTATGGGAAGGTATAAATCTGGAAATTCTGGTCCTACTATTGCTATATTAGCTGAATATGATGCTTTACCTGGTATAGGACACGGCTGTGGACACAATGCTTTTGCTACTACTAGTATTGCAGCAGCTATTATTATAAAAGACATGATGAAAGATATAAATGGAGAACTTTTAATAATTGGAACCCCAGCTGAGGAAACTTCAGGTGCAAAGGTTGAAATGGCAAATTTAGGTGTATTCAATAATGTTGATATTGCTATGGCTGCTCACCCTACTGGTGAGATGCACGAAAGAAGTGGACACTCTCAAGCAATGGAAGCACTACAATTTACTTTTAAAGGAAAAACTGCACATGCAGCTGGTAATCCATATGAAGGAATTAATGCACTAGATGGAGTAATTTTACTTTTTAACTCTGTCAATGCTTTAAGGCAACAAACTTACGAAACTGCTAGAATTCACGGAATTATATCTAATGGCGGAAAAGCTGCTAACATAATTCCAGATCTTGCTGTAGCTAATTTTTACGTAAGGGCAAACTCTCTTGAATATCTAAAAGAACTTGTTACAAAGGTAAAAAATTGTGCTAAAGGTGCTGCTATTGCTACAGGAACTCAACTTGTTATTGAAAATTATGAAACAAGCTTTGCAGATCTTATAACTAACAAAGAGCTTTCTAATTTATATGAAAAAAATTTAAGGTCTTTAGGAGTAACTGATATACGTGATAGCAAACCATCTGGATCAACTGACATGGGAGATGTCAGTCACTGCTGCCCTACAATACACCCTTATTTTCCACTATGCACTTCACACCTAACTGGGCATAGTGTTGAATTCGCTAATGCAACTATTCAACCTGAAGCATATAAAGGAATTAAAGAGGCTGCTATTGCTATGGCTCTTACAGCTTTTGATATATACACTGATAAAAATACTCTTAATAAAATTAAAGAGGAATTTAATGATAATATAAAATCATAA
- a CDS encoding DUF6941 family protein, which translates to MAKLKSVITAYKAQVNPQMNGVVDIFGSFDNLIQPMFPFAMPNLSIVMTMEELERPTMFEVRINAPDDTLITKGEFGVMLDPFGVGKKILDLEQFVVAERGKYTMDIFEKVAEDKVKFITTTDLFIADYPPQRRFSDEEKAKILGTEGVIKSVRTEFKATPESEPIKIQVNLDKNAPIDEGYMAIPENDRITIDDKILDLTGVRRQIEWMFGGPLPEKKENDQTAEQPKEIKESQEEK; encoded by the coding sequence ATGGCAAAATTAAAAAGTGTAATTACAGCATATAAAGCACAAGTTAATCCGCAAATGAATGGAGTAGTTGATATATTTGGTTCTTTTGACAATTTAATTCAACCTATGTTTCCATTTGCAATGCCTAACCTTTCAATAGTTATGACTATGGAAGAGTTAGAAAGACCTACTATGTTTGAAGTAAGAATAAATGCACCTGATGATACATTAATCACTAAAGGTGAATTTGGTGTAATGCTTGATCCATTTGGTGTAGGTAAAAAAATACTAGATCTTGAGCAATTTGTTGTTGCCGAAAGAGGAAAATATACAATGGATATTTTTGAAAAAGTAGCAGAGGACAAAGTTAAATTTATTACAACAACAGATCTTTTTATAGCTGATTATCCACCTCAAAGAAGATTTTCAGATGAAGAAAAGGCTAAAATATTAGGTACTGAAGGAGTTATAAAAAGTGTAAGAACTGAATTTAAAGCTACTCCTGAATCAGAACCTATAAAAATTCAAGTTAATTTAGATAAGAATGCACCTATAGATGAAGGATATATGGCTATTCCTGAAAATGATAGAATAACAATAGATGATAAAATTCTTGACTTAACAGGAGTAAGAAGACAAATTGAATGGATGTTTGGTGGACCATTACCTGAGAAAAAAGAAAATGATCAAACTGCTGAACAACCTAAGGAAATTAAGGAAAGTCAAGAAGAAAAGTAA
- the rplM gene encoding 50S ribosomal protein L13, translating into MKKYTFMQRKEDVVREWHHYDAEGQVLGKLATEIAKKLMGKEKITFTPHIDGGDFVVVTNASKIVVTGNKLNDKKYYNHSGFPGGIRVRTAGEILEKKPEELLMLAVRRMLPKNKLGKQQLTRLRVFAGAEHAHTAQKPVKVEF; encoded by the coding sequence GTGAAAAAGTATACTTTTATGCAAAGAAAAGAAGATGTTGTCAGAGAATGGCATCATTATGATGCTGAAGGGCAAGTTTTAGGAAAATTAGCAACTGAAATTGCTAAAAAATTAATGGGTAAAGAGAAAATAACTTTTACTCCACACATTGATGGAGGAGATTTCGTAGTAGTTACTAATGCATCTAAAATAGTAGTTACTGGTAACAAGTTAAACGATAAAAAATACTACAATCACTCAGGATTCCCTGGAGGAATAAGAGTAAGAACTGCGGGAGAAATCCTTGAGAAAAAACCAGAAGAACTATTAATGCTAGCTGTTAGAAGAATGCTTCCAAAAAATAAATTAGGAAAGCAACAATTAACTAGATTAAGAGTATTTGCTGGGGCTGAACATGCACATACAGCACAAAAACCAGTAAAGGTAGAATTTTAA
- the rpsI gene encoding 30S ribosomal protein S9, whose translation MAEMIQYRGTGRRKTSVARVRLIPGASGVEINGKTMAEYFGGRDILSKIVEQPLALTETLDKFQVKVNVIGGGNAGQAGAIRHGIARALLLADETLKEALKEAGFLTRDSRMVERKKYGRRKARRSPQFSKR comes from the coding sequence GTGGCTGAAATGATTCAATATAGAGGAACTGGTAGAAGAAAAACTTCTGTAGCAAGAGTAAGATTAATTCCTGGAGCATCAGGAGTAGAAATAAATGGTAAAACTATGGCTGAATACTTCGGAGGAAGAGATATTCTTTCTAAAATAGTTGAACAACCATTAGCATTAACTGAAACTTTAGATAAATTCCAAGTTAAAGTAAATGTAATCGGTGGAGGAAATGCAGGTCAAGCAGGAGCTATAAGACACGGAATAGCAAGAGCTTTACTATTAGCTGATGAAACTTTAAAAGAAGCTTTAAAAGAAGCTGGATTCTTAACTAGAGACTCAAGAATGGTTGAAAGAAAGAAATACGGAAGAAGAAAAGCAAGAAGAAGTCCTCAATTCTCAAAAAGATAA
- a CDS encoding DEAD/DEAH box helicase: protein MFVTAPTGAGKSVMFQIPAIYLTEKYDGVVIVISPLIGFMKDQVNSLKNKGYQYVRTLNSEISLTEKMKFWKK, encoded by the coding sequence ATTTTTGTTACCGCACCTACAGGAGCAGGTAAATCAGTAATGTTTCAAATTCCTGCTATATATTTAACGGAGAAATATGATGGTGTAGTTATAGTAATCTCTCCACTTATTGGGTTTATGAAAGATCAGGTAAATAGTTTAAAAAACAAAGGATATCAATATGTAAGAACTTTAAATTCAGAGATATCTTTAACAGAAAAAATGAAATTTTGGAAGAAATAA